A single window of Cytobacillus dafuensis DNA harbors:
- a CDS encoding isochorismate synthase, protein MVTKQETELKEGILEAIDRAKALSKPVLVSEVQQINHIDPLTFFTAGVEGFFGERFFWKDPSEETFIIGMGICNQIQSDQAAGRFFHVEKEWKRFIKDAIIFNRFNLNGIGPLMFGGFSFDPLKEKTKLWSKYSDSLFHIPTFMYSVIQGKAFLTTNIICTQHDDYTLVEIINKERKALFSSIINAKKQDGHQLVKEIEINPAEWKETVSSVVKELKQGPLEKVVLARETRLIFDKQVKVENVLELLLKQQQDSFIFAFESNGDCFIGASPERLVKKTGNNLFTTCLAGSIARGKTKDEDQMLGEELLNDPKNLIEHQYVVKMIKEAMEEVCEEVSLPKETNLLKMRDIQHLYTPVAGVAKEDTSLLLLVDRLHPTPALGGLPKQEAVEKIREVEELDRGFYGAPLGWMDYQDNGEFAVSIRSGLIQKDEASIFAGCGVVKDSNADSEYIETKIKFRPMLTALGGNHK, encoded by the coding sequence TTGGTTACGAAACAAGAAACGGAACTAAAAGAAGGGATCCTGGAAGCTATTGATAGGGCAAAAGCCTTATCTAAACCAGTTTTAGTTAGTGAAGTGCAGCAGATTAATCATATAGATCCTCTTACTTTTTTTACAGCAGGAGTAGAAGGCTTTTTTGGTGAGCGTTTTTTCTGGAAAGACCCTTCAGAGGAAACCTTTATCATCGGAATGGGAATATGTAACCAAATTCAATCGGATCAGGCAGCTGGCCGCTTTTTTCATGTAGAAAAAGAGTGGAAGCGCTTTATTAAAGATGCCATCATTTTTAATCGATTTAACTTGAATGGTATAGGTCCACTTATGTTTGGTGGATTTTCCTTTGATCCATTAAAAGAGAAAACCAAGCTTTGGTCTAAATATTCCGATTCGCTATTCCATATTCCTACTTTTATGTATAGTGTCATACAAGGAAAAGCCTTTTTAACAACAAATATCATTTGTACTCAACATGATGATTACACGCTTGTTGAGATCATTAATAAGGAAAGAAAAGCACTTTTTTCATCTATAATAAATGCCAAGAAACAAGATGGGCATCAACTAGTAAAAGAGATTGAAATCAATCCCGCGGAATGGAAAGAAACTGTTTCATCTGTTGTAAAGGAATTAAAACAAGGTCCATTAGAGAAGGTTGTTCTTGCTAGAGAAACTAGATTAATTTTTGACAAACAAGTGAAAGTGGAAAATGTCCTTGAACTATTGTTGAAGCAGCAGCAAGACAGCTTTATTTTTGCCTTTGAATCGAATGGGGATTGCTTTATTGGCGCCTCTCCGGAACGGCTAGTGAAAAAGACGGGGAATAACCTCTTTACTACCTGTCTTGCAGGATCGATTGCGAGGGGTAAAACAAAAGACGAGGATCAAATGCTTGGAGAAGAATTATTGAATGATCCCAAAAATTTAATCGAGCACCAATATGTTGTGAAGATGATAAAAGAGGCTATGGAAGAGGTTTGTGAGGAAGTCTCCTTACCTAAGGAGACTAATTTGCTGAAAATGAGAGATATTCAGCATCTTTATACACCGGTGGCAGGAGTAGCTAAAGAAGATACTTCTTTGCTTTTATTAGTTGACCGTCTCCACCCAACTCCTGCATTAGGAGGGCTGCCAAAGCAAGAAGCAGTAGAGAAAATCCGTGAAGTAGAGGAGCTCGATAGAGGATTTTATGGCGCCCCACTTGGTTGGATGGATTATCAGGACAATGGAGAGTTTGCTGTATCTATTCGGTCAGGCCTTATTCAGAAGGATGAAGCTTCTATCTTTGCCGGTTGCGGAGTTGTAAAGGATTCAAATGCAGACAGTGAGTACATTGAAACAAAAATAAAATTCCGACCGATGTTGACGGCTCTTGGAGGTAATCATAAATGA
- the menD gene encoding 2-succinyl-5-enolpyruvyl-6-hydroxy-3-cyclohexene-1-carboxylic-acid synthase, producing MNHQEILTSYIAAFVSELVNIGVEDVVVSPGSRSTPMAMVMAEHPELRVHIHVDERSAAFFALGMAKASKRPVAILCTSGTAAANYFPAIVEANIARVPLIVLTADRPHELRDVGAPQAIDQVHLYGNHVKWFVEMAPPENSKDMIRYVRTICARAASTAKRSPAGPVHLNFPFREPLIPQLDTADLFELTERSAGYVSIQAGEYKLTNEEYREIGESLRSYKRGIIVCGSIEAEGFNDAVIALAERLQFPILSDPLSQLRSGSHSGTYIIDTYDTFLKNEKAKQFLKPDVVIRFGAVPVSKPLTIFLKENSDVRQFVIDGGAGWRDPGMVSSEMVYCHETDFCRSIISYINKDNSLSYFEKWEKINQLTRKNLAKVNEIDVLSEGKLFYQLTERLPEGATLFVGNSMPIRDLDTFFHFNHKSIRIMANRGANGIDGVISTALGAGTFLQPLYLVLGDLTFFHDQNGLIAAKQFGIDINILLINNNGGGIFSFLPQASHPKNFEQLFGTPLDLKFQSVVEMYGGHYELITSWEHLSSSINANKEKPGLKVMEITTNRDNNIQEHRELWDAVSREISQLLDGKC from the coding sequence ATGAATCATCAAGAAATATTAACCTCTTATATCGCTGCTTTTGTATCAGAATTAGTAAATATCGGGGTAGAGGATGTTGTGGTGAGTCCTGGTTCAAGGTCTACCCCTATGGCAATGGTAATGGCTGAGCATCCTGAGCTTCGTGTACATATTCATGTGGATGAGCGTTCGGCTGCCTTTTTTGCTTTAGGAATGGCAAAGGCCTCTAAAAGGCCTGTCGCTATTCTATGTACATCAGGGACAGCAGCAGCAAACTACTTCCCTGCTATTGTGGAAGCAAATATTGCAAGAGTGCCACTCATTGTTTTAACAGCTGATCGCCCTCATGAATTAAGAGATGTTGGTGCTCCACAAGCCATTGATCAAGTTCACTTATATGGAAATCATGTTAAATGGTTTGTTGAAATGGCGCCGCCAGAGAATTCTAAAGACATGATTCGGTACGTGCGTACGATTTGTGCTAGGGCAGCTTCTACAGCTAAACGTTCTCCAGCAGGGCCAGTACATTTGAATTTTCCTTTTAGAGAGCCATTAATTCCGCAATTGGACACGGCGGACCTTTTTGAGTTAACTGAGCGCTCGGCCGGATATGTCAGCATTCAAGCTGGAGAATATAAGCTAACAAATGAGGAGTACAGAGAAATTGGAGAAAGCCTCCGTTCCTATAAAAGAGGAATTATTGTTTGTGGATCAATTGAGGCGGAAGGCTTTAATGATGCAGTCATCGCCTTAGCAGAAAGGCTTCAATTCCCTATTCTTTCTGACCCGCTATCTCAATTAAGAAGTGGAAGCCATAGTGGAACATATATTATTGATACATATGACACCTTTTTAAAAAATGAAAAAGCAAAGCAATTTTTAAAGCCAGATGTTGTCATTCGCTTTGGTGCAGTGCCAGTGTCTAAGCCTTTAACCATTTTTCTAAAAGAAAATAGTGATGTACGACAATTTGTCATTGATGGTGGAGCTGGATGGAGAGATCCAGGAATGGTGTCTTCAGAAATGGTTTATTGTCATGAAACAGATTTTTGCCGTTCGATTATTTCTTATATTAATAAAGACAACAGTCTTTCCTATTTTGAAAAGTGGGAAAAAATAAATCAATTAACGCGAAAGAATTTAGCAAAAGTTAATGAAATAGATGTATTAAGTGAAGGAAAACTATTTTATCAGCTGACTGAAAGACTGCCTGAAGGTGCTACATTATTTGTTGGAAACAGCATGCCGATTCGAGATTTGGATACTTTTTTTCATTTTAATCATAAATCAATAAGAATTATGGCTAATCGTGGAGCGAATGGAATTGATGGTGTCATTTCAACTGCTTTGGGTGCGGGGACATTCTTACAGCCGCTTTATTTAGTATTAGGGGATCTTACATTTTTCCACGATCAGAACGGTTTAATCGCAGCGAAGCAATTTGGAATCGATATTAATATCCTTTTAATCAATAATAATGGCGGAGGAATATTCTCGTTTCTGCCGCAAGCAAGCCATCCAAAAAACTTTGAACAGCTTTTTGGGACACCATTGGATTTAAAATTCCAGTCTGTCGTAGAAATGTATGGCGGACATTATGAGTTAATAACTAGCTGGGAGCATCTTTCTTCCTCAATAAATGCAAATAAAGAAAAGCCAGGTTTAAAAGTAATGGAAATTACAACAAACCGAGATAATAATATTCAAGAGCATCGAGAATTATGGGACGCGGTTTCCCGGGAAATAAGTCAATTATTGGATGGCAAATGCTGA